TACCACAAGGCTCCCCTAGATCTGCTACTTCAAAGACTCCTGAAATGTTGGCCAAATATTGTGatcaattattgaaaaaatctaCCAAACCAGAAATCTTGGAAGATATGAGTGTTGATGATGTTATGATGATTTTCAAGTTTTTAACTGATAAAGATGCATTTGAATCCCATTATCGTAGATTATTTGCCAAGAGATTGATTCATGGTACTTCTACTAGTGATACCAATGAAGAAATGATTATTCAAAGAttacaaaatgaaaatagtATGGAATACACGGGTAAAATCACCAAGATGTTCCAAGATGTTAGAATATCCAAGATTTTGGAAGAAGATTTCGATAAAGCTGTGAAGGGCTTACCAGATTAtacaagaaataaattcCCATCCACACAACCATTTATATTGGCAGAAACTATGTGGCCATTTTCATATCAAAAAGTGGATTTCATATTACCAAAGGAAATTCAACCATCGCATAAGAAATTAGCAGAAATGTATCAAGATAAGCATAGTGGTAGAATTTTGAAATGGCTATGGCCATTATGTCGTGCAGAATTGAAAGCGGATATCGGTAAGCCTGGCCGTCCACCATTCCATTTCACTGTAACATTATTCCAAATgtctatattattattatttaatgataatgatagaGTCACATTATCTCAAATCCATGAAGGTACTGGTTTAACAGTACAGAACATTGCTGCTGCATTGGTACcatttataaaattcaaattaatcATCCAAAATCCACCAggtttagaaaatattattaagcCAGAAACTCAATTTGCCATTGCACGTCCATATAAAGCTTTAAAGACTAAAATCAATTTTGCTGGCGGTATTAAAAACGATGTTTTAAGTATATTAGATCGTAAGAATGCACAAAACCTCAATAAttcaaacaataataataataacgataataataacactggtaataatatgaattcCACAGATGATAAAGATTTaacagaaaatgaaaaaattgaaaaagaattggCCACAGAAAGACAAATGTTCCTTGAAGCATGTATAGTAAGAATCATGAAAGCCAAGAGGCAATTACCACATACAACGTTGGTCAATGAATGTATGGCTCAAGCTCATCAACGGTTTGTAGCAAAGATTTCTATGATCAAAAGAGCTATCGATagtttaattcaaaaagaatatttagaaaGATGTAATGATGGTGAATCATATAGATATTTAGCATAAttaattagaaaaatatatgaaatttttgaCCTAAAAGTATTTGAAAGGATGACCAACATCTCTCATGAAATACATAGAGTATATATAGATGACTGATTTACAAATTAGTAGGCAAATCCAAGTGCCATTTCAATGgtaaatttgataaatcaaATCCGTCTTTTTTAGACCAATTCTAATTGGctaaattgaaagaaatgGATTACCTGAATTTCAAGTCTTGTTTTCATAAAAATTCTAGCTTGTTAAAATGAATGACTCCCCTGAATGAACCCTCTTTTTCATCCTCCCTTTCGTAGtcatatatacattttaacatgtatattattaaacttCAAGAATATCATTGGCTTAATGGCATGCATGGAtactaaaataataaatataatttacttGTCAGgtttttaaatttcctCATTTCTCAATTTCCTAATTTCCAAGAGGATATTGTTTTCCGAAGAATTTATCTTAATTAGTTTTTTTGTCACGAAATCATATATATCTGTagatatattctttttacaaataatacCATAGGAAATGGCTTAAAATACTCCGAAGTGGTAAGAGTCATCGTTTAAAAGAGTAGAGTGACAataatttgtttcattAGTCTGTTTAGATAAAGTTCCAGTGGAAAaactccaaaaaaaaagtgcaaaaaaagaaaattatacataatagaaataataaaggtTAATTATACTATACTTATTTTGTTAAAGCATTTCTAAGCTAGTTAGGCAATATTagttaaaaagaaatagtGTAAATTTTGGTGAGGAGTTTTTTCATGATGTTTTGTGAAGTAAGCAGATGAGAATAGAGCTAGAAATAGTGTGAAGATGTTTGGAAGGAACATTTCCAATGAGTCACTCTGGGAAATTCAGATTTGGGAGATTCTATTGGCTGGAGCAAGCATCATAATGGATTGCGTCTTGTTCTTACTAGAACACACGACAAATGACAAAGCATAGGTGATGATGTAGGAAGCGATGGCATCGAGCATGATGAAATTTAATTCCTTGGGATTATAGAAGagtttttatatataagcGTAAAGGAATCTTGATGTTGTTTGGAATAATTCGTTTCTTGCTTAAGGAAGAAAACAAAAGTGTACAACACATACATAAGTAACTAACGTTTCTTTCCACTCTCATCATTCTAAATAGTTATAATGGCACCTCAACCAATTCCAGAAGATTACCAACCAGTTGTTGAATCCCGTGGTACTGTAAATAGTCCAATCTTTTCTACTccaataaatcaattaaatccATATGGACCAAATCCAGCAGATTTTTTATCCAATGTgaatcaatttcaattaattgattctaCTTTAAGAGAAGGTGAACAATTTGCTAATGCATTTTTCAGTactgaaaagaaaattgaaattgccAAGGCCCTTGATGAGTTTGGTGTGGATTATATTGAATTAACATCACCAGTTGCCAGTGAACAAAGTAAGAAAGATTGTGAGGCCATTTGTAAATTAGGTTTGAAAGCCAAGATATTAACACATATTAGATGTCATATGGACGACGCTCGTATTGCAGTGGAAACTGGTGTCGATGGTGTTGATGTTGTTATTGGTACTTCCAAATTTTTAAGGGAATTTTCTCATGGTAAGGATATGAATTATATTGCCAATAGTGCCGTAGAGGTGattaattttgttaaatcCAAAGGTATTGAAATCAGATTTTCTAGTGAAGATTCGTTCAGAAGTGATTTAGTGGATTTATTGAACATTTATAAGACTGTCGATAAGATTGGTGTGAATAGAATTGGTATTGCCGATACTGTTGGTTGTGCTAATCCAAGGCAAGTTTATGAATTAGTACGTACTTTGAAGAGTGTTGTTTCATGTGACATTGAATGTCATTTCCATAACGATACCGGTTGTTCTATTGCTAATGCCTATTGTGCTTTGGAAGGTGGTGCTAAATTAATCGATGTTAGTGTATTGGGTATTGGTGAGAGAAATGGTATTACCCCATTAGGTGGTTTGATGGCACGTATGATTGTAGCCGCACCAGAATATGTTAAGGacaaatataatttgaaGATGTTAAGAGACATTGAGAATCTTGTTGCCGATGCTGTTGAAGTTAATATCCCATTCAATAATCCAATTACTGGGTTCTGTGCATTCACACATAAGGCAGGTATTCATGCCAAGGCTATATTGGCTAATCCATCTACatatgaaattttgaatcCAAATGATTTCGGTATGACAAGATATATACATTTTGCTCATAGATTGACCGGTTGGAATGCTATCAAGAGTCGTGTAgaacaattgaatttgaatttgactgatgaacaaattaaagaagTTACATCCAAGGTCAAATCGATGGCTGATATTAGATCATTGAATATCGATGATGTCGATTCCATTATCAAGAAATACCATTCTGAAATTAAGGCTtgatttgtttgtttgtttgtttgtttatttgtGTTGAtgttgattttttatttagcAAGCTTTTATATAGaccatatttatttatatacatacatttaacattataatatttatctgAAATCTTTGTATTGCTATGAAAGTGTTGCTgcttaaatattaattttaatattacaGTTCAAATGTAGCCGCTCAAGTATTTATTACTaatgtctttttttttctttagtaTCATTAACTCAAGTTACTCTGGCACCATGTGACCTCCGTCCAAAGTAAATATTCCTGCTCGCCCGtacatttcttttttagaataaaaagatgaaatcaGAAAAACCAAGCATCCGAAATCGCGTCGCACGGCGACGCATCGGATAGATAATTTTCCAACTTGAAAGAAATCCGAGTTCAAGACATAGTGACGTATGGCCCTTATTATGGATAGCCCTTATTATGGATGGCCCttatatatgaaaaaaatgaacaTAATCAAACATAATAAAACAAGCCCAAACGACCAACCATGTCTGACGCCATCATCTCATATGCCGCCTTCATCCTTGCCGACGCTGGCAAGGACATCACTGCCGAAAACTTAGAAACCATTGCCAAGGCTGCTGGTGCCAAAGTCGACTCTACTTGGGCAGAAGTCTATGCTGCTGCTTTGGAAGGTAAggatttgaaagaaatcTTAGCTGGTTTCCACGCTGCTGGTCCAGCCGCCGGTGCCGCTTCTGCTGGTGCTGGTGCTGGTGGTGCCGCTGAAGAAGCTGCTGAAGCCGCTGAAGAAGAAGTCGCCGAAGAATCCGACGACGACATGGGTTTCGGTTTATTTGATTAGAAACCTTTATAGTTACAATATATACTATATAACATATAACTGCACTGAGACTGTTTTACGAAGTTTTGTATATTGTGACgttgttattttttgacGCTGTCACTTTTTCATGGTTGATTTTCGCGTCGTTAATTTTTCGCGTCGTTAATTTCGGACCGTTTTTGTGTCGCGTCATTTTTTGCGACGTGTCCATTTTtggctttttttttttcttttttttttcttttttttgcgTCGCGTTTCCATGGCTGGCCAAAATGCAAATTGCCGGCCCAAACGTAATTCGCAATTGTAAAAGCAAAACCAAGCAAGCAAAGCAAACAACAAATAATCATAGCtaacaaacaaacataATATTCTAACAATAGCATGAACCAAACCTCAACAATCGTCAATGATTCTTACAACATCTGGTAAGAACAGTTTACAGGCAAAGAACATTTGACAGGAACTTACCTGACTTTTAGCAACAACTGGAATGCGCTACGTGGGATCAACAGGGTCCAACCTAGCCCGTGGCTAATTATAGAACATATCaacatcatcattatcagcttcatcatctataatatttcaatactTGGTCTATAACTTCCTATAACATCATCAAATACTATTCGAATAAACCAGGGTACTACTCAAACAGGACTATTCGCAAACACACACGCACAACCACAGTCACAGTCACAGCCACAGCCACAGCCACGCCCGCACAAACACACATATACACACAAGTATACCATCCACACCTCTGTATCTGTAACATTATTGTAATCCATCAAAAGATTAATTCACAACCCCATGTCACATAATCATTTTGCTAGTTATTTGGCTACGCCAGATGATAAACATGACAATGAGTCTAGTAGTCATCCTTCTAGTCATCAAAATACGGCTGAAATTAACGGTGCTAACGATATGGAAATCGATTTGGAATTAGATGGATCGAATCAGCTGGATTCTAACTTCCAAATACCCAATACAagttcaaattcaaatgattataCAGAAGATGTTACATTTACCAATACAGCTACAAATACAGATGCAACTGCAAATGCAACTGCAAATGGATATGTAAATACACATACAAATGCAAATTGTGCCACTGAATTGTCATGGTTACAAACAAAAGATTTacaaatagaaatattcaatttgatTAAATCACTGAGTCAAGATTATAACACTTCCAATGCAACCATAAATTCTAATGACCGTAAGGTTAATGGAGAAGATTTATGGAATTCattacaacaacaacattTGGATAATACTCATACTGCTACACCAAAGGATAAAATCATTCATATacaaaatgataattcaaatctTAATATATCGCCATCGATGGGGTATAATAATGTTTGTATGAATCATTCCTCCTCAGATTGTTATGGtattgataaagaaaaaataatcaatgttttaaatgattcatTGTCTGCCATTTCACATTTGTCACTACATGctcaattgaatattttagaaaataaacaattattaaatgatatcaataaatcaattgaattgaatttaaattcgCCAAgtattcatcatttaaatgaatCTATATTGATTGATTCCCCAgatttaattgaaagaCAGCATTCCAATGTACAAGAGGCCTCTACCAATGTATCTAATACTACTGCtgataatagtaatacaaatacaaatacaactgttaattcttctaataaaattcaaaaattttattcaacaaataattcttcaacaaGTACTACTAGTATTAGTAGTAATAGTATAAtatcttctaataaaaatcaatcCTATAGAAATTCAATTTCCCCTGTAACTTCACCAAAcaaaattaagaaatcattaaattcaaatgttaaaattacaaatataattacaaattcaaattcaaattcaaatatcttaccaaataaatcaaattatattaGTAAAAACACTTCGAAATTTACCAATGTGTTTCAAATAGATATGgacaaaaataataatattcataaaaatttaacaaaCAATATTGCTAATAGCGTCACCTCGACCAccactaataataacaataacaataataacaataatattaatataaacaacaataataacaataacaataatttttattcaaaaataattaactCAAATACAAGTTataaaaactttaattataaaaattcaagtaCTTTCATAAAACATGTAAATCCTTCATCCTccatttcaaattcaaattcaaattccaCTCCAAGTCCTTTCATTAGTCCCCCTTATAGAACTGACCAACAAGATCAACCCACCgctattcaaaataatacgAACAATAACAAGAAAAAGCCTGTAAAGTATCAtgttttcaaattcatcgATGATTCAAGAGAAATTTCAAAGAGATAATTTTCAAAGACTTTCtataaatgatattattcaaattgatTCTATtgcttattttttttctacttCATTTCATTGTACTTCAACTTCAACTTACTTCAATTTCACTTTCctctattttattatattttattttacttcaATTTTTGCATTCTTATTTCCATTTCTATTAACTGTAAATTCAATACATTTtacttgttttttttctaatttatgTCTTTTATCATTTACAGTACATCTATAAACACTTTTAATGACACAATTCctgatattttttcccTAACGAACCAATTATTACCTCTTGATGTTTCCCTCCCCCCTCTTCTGCTCCACTCTATATACAATTTTCAAGactttatatatacatttatgtactattttaatttttttaattattattttaattgattatttttgaGTTCATTACGTAAAGGCACTAACTAGTAGGgtgtctttttttttttccaccttacattcttcattatcCGTTTCGGACAACCTAAAGAGTCCTCGTGAGTCgtgatattgaaaatttttcaaatattaaatgtGATTATGCCATTCGCattgtttaaaaatgattttcTATCTATTAACTTATTTCAGattacaaattttttttttaacttttcttggctttaatattttttatttgtaaatCTCACCTTCATAGTCCAATAAAATCAACTCCAAATGCCtccaaaaaaattccaaacTTTGGATCAGTTCTTGGATCAACAGCCAGTTGATCCAAATTTAGTGGCTTCTCCATATGGTggttatttcaaaaatcaaaatgtTAATCCAAATCAACAACATCgtcaaaaaaattcaaattataaaaaaaattggaatcAAGGTAGTAATTACCAAcaatataattcaaatgtAACTGGTTCATACCAAAATTATCAGGGAAACTACCAAGGTAATTATCAAGGAAATTACCAGGGTAACTATCAAGGCAATTATCAAAGCAATAAAGCTTCAACTTATAAGCCTGCTGCAGTTACTCCAACTCATAGTGGTTTGAATACTCCAGTAAGTTCTACTACTTCTCTAACttctttaaatgataatttattaaaattagatatCTCCCCAGTttctaattattttaagTCTCTATCTACTGAATGTAGTTCTATTTCTGATtgtaaaaaacaaattgatttaattgttgATCAATTTAATGAATCTGGAAATTCTGctaaagatattgaaaattggaaaattgTTGATACTTTaactaaatttttaaaacaaaaaaatccTCCTTTGATGAGAGAATCAGCTATGTTATTAATCTCTAAATTagcaattaattttatgaaTAAGCCTCCACAAGAAGCCTATTTATTACctcttttcaatttagctttagattctACTTctgaaaaggaaaatacTGTAAAGCGTGCAGCCACTCATGCTTTGGATTCTTTAATCAATTCCTTTACAGTGGAATCTTTAGCTAGTAACGTTTTACCaatcttattaaaatatttaaattctgGTGCCAAATGGCAATCTAAAATGTCAGCTTTGACTTTAATTGATAGAATTAGAGAAGATTGTccaaatgatttattagaattaactTTTATTGATACTGTTCCAATTTTAACAGATGTTGCTACTGATTTTAAACCTGAATTAGCTAAACAAGGTTATCAAACTTTATTAGATTATGTGTCAATCTTGgataatttagatttatCATCTCgttataaattaattgttgATACTTTACAAGATCCAACGAAGGTTCCAACCTGTGTCAAACAATTATCAAGTGTTACATTTGTTGCTGAAGTTACTGAACCTGCTTTAGCTCTATTAGTTCCAATCTTATCAAGATCATTGAActtatcttcatcatctcaAGAACAATTAAGACAAAcagttattgttattgaaaatttaactaGATTGGTTAATAATAGAATCGAAATTGAAAGCTATGTTCCTCAATTATTACCAGGTATTCAAAAAGTTGTCAACACTGCTTCTTTACCAGAGGTTCGTGAATTGGCTGATAAAGCTTTAAGAGTCCTAAGAggtgatgaaaatgatgaatctACAACTAACAATAAGGATAAATTCCCAGGTAGATTAACAAAGGAACAAGGTCAATCTTTTGTTGTAGAACaacttaataaattatcaaaggATATTGATACTCCATTAAAACCATACCTTGATGATTCAAATGtcattgaatttatttctaaGCTATTAACAATGTTAGCAAACGTCAATGATTGGAAAAAGATTGAAGAATACTTTAGTAACTTATTAGGTAAAGACCAATctgaatttattgaaacCAATATCATTACTGAATTAAGAAAGATTTTCCATCAAGAAAAGGTCAaatatgatgaaaatgaaggTGTAGAAATTGTTAATACTGATTTCTCTTTAGCATATGGTTCAAGAATGTTATTAAATAAGACTACTTTACGTTTATTAAAGGGTCATCGTTATGGTTTGTGTGGTAGAAACGGTGCTGGTAAATCTACCTTGATGAGAGCTATTGCTAATGGTCAATTAGAAGGATTCCCAGATAAATCTGAACTAAGAACTTGTTTTGTTGAACATAAATTACAAGGTGAAGAAGGTAATTTAGATCTAGTAGCATTTATTGCTTTAGATGAACAATTACAAGATACTTCTCGTGACGAAATAGCAGCTGCTTTGGAATCTGTTGGTTTTGATGAATCTAGAAGATCTCAAACTGTTGGTTCTTTATCAGGTGGTTGGAAGATGAAATTGGAATTAGCAAGAGCCATGTTACAAAAAGCTGATATCTTGTTATTAGATGAACCTACCAATCATTTAGATGTTACCAATGTTAAATGGTTacaagattatttattggAAAATACCGAAATTACTTCTTTAATTGTATCGCATGACTCAGGTTTCTTAGATACTGTTTGTACTgatattattcattatgaaaataaaaagttaGCATATTATAAAGGTAATTTAGCAGATTTCGTTCAACAAAAGCCAGAAGCTAAAGCTTATTATACTTTAACTGACTCTAATGCTCAAATGCATTTCCCACCTCCAGGTATCTTGACGGGTGttaaatcaaatacaaGAGCTGTGGCTAAGATGACCGATGTCACCTTTGCATACCCAGGTTCGGAAAAACCATCATTGAGCCATGTTTCCTGTGCCTTATCTTTGTCTTCAAGAGTGGCTATTTTAGGTCCAAACGGTGCTGGTAAATCcactttaattaaattattaactgGTGAATTAGTTCCTTTGGAAGGTAAAGTTGAAAAACATCCAAATTTACGTATCGGTTATATTGCTCAACATGCTTTACAACATGTTAATGAACATAAAGAAAAGACTGCTAATCAATATTTACAATGGCGTTATCAATTCGGTGATGATCGTGAAGttttattgaaagaatCAAGAAAGATTTCAGATGAAGAAAAGGAAATGATGCAAAAGGAAATCGATATTGATGATGGTAGAGGTAAGAGAGCCATTGAAGCTATTGTCGGTAgacaaaaattaaagaaatctTTCCaatatgaaattaaatgGAAATGGTGGAAGccaaaatataattcttgGGTTTCAAGAGCAAGATTGGTTGAAGAAggttttgaaaaattagttCAAAAATTTGATGATCATGAAGCTTCTAGGGAAGGTTTAGGTTACCGTGAGTTAGTTCCATCCGTTATTACAAAACATTTTGAAGATGTTGGTTTAGACGCCGAAATTGCAAACCATACTCCATTAGGTTCTTTGTCTGGTGGTCAATTAGTTAAAGTTGTTATTGCAGGTGCCATGTGGAACAATCCTCATTTATTGGTGCTAGATGAACCTACCAATTATTTAGATAGAGATTCTTTAGGTGCATTAGCTATGGCTATCCGTGAATGGACTGGTGGTGTGGTTATGATTTCACATAACAATGAATTTGTTGGTGCCTTATGCCCAGAACAATGGATCGTGGAAAACGGTAAGATGGTTCAAAAGGGTGTAAAGGAAATTGATCAATCCAGATTCGAAGATGGTGGTAATTCAGAAGCTGTCGGtgttaaaaatatcaaagcTGGTGTTTCATCTGTTGTTGACGATGATTCCCCAGCTAATATTAAAGTCAAACAAAGAAAGAAGAGATTGACAagaaatgaaaagaaaGCCCAAGCAGAACGTCGTCGTCTACGTTATATTGAATGGTTATCTTCTCCAAAAGGTACTCCAAAACCAGTTGACACTGATGATGAAGGTGATGACGATGAGTAAGACTAACTATAAATTTCGCCTGATAtcctttctttttttctgtttttttcATCGTTCCTTTTTATTCACTTCTCGAAACTAATAACATTGTAGATAGAATTTAGTTTAAATAGCTTTTAGATCCACTTTTGTatactattttttataaaattaattacccttttttaataattgttcTTCCTAACCTCTTTTAAGCAAAAATAAGTAAATTACTTCCcaaaagataaatatgCTGTGTTggataatatttaaaatttgaggCGCTATATAgttatatttattgaaagGCTGGTTatctaaataaaatatactttacaaactaataaaagaatataattattgCTGGTTTGaatattcttcttcttgtttTGCTGTTATTTGTTCCCcatctaatttttcaatagttCTCTGTGTTATTAATCTTAAATATTCCTCTTGAGAATTGCTACCCAAAATACTCACTGTGTTGAACCCCATGCCAAAATGAGGATATGaaccaattttaatatcttcagAGATCTTAGAAGCTTCTATTTGTAATTCTCGAAGATATTGAGCAATCATTGATTCTGTCTGGTGAGTTTTCACATAAAACCTGAGATAGCTACTATCGTTTtcctttaaattataaatcttttttatcattGGCAAAAATCCTGTTAGCATCCTTTGAAATAATTGAGGGATCCCTGGGAAAATATACACTTTGTGATCAATTGAACACACTGGTACCCAAAGATCATCTGAAACAAAATAGTTTTTAACTTGTGGACCAGTTGGCACAGTTGCCATTCTATAGTGATCAAGTAACTGTTTTTCAGTTAGTTTGTTAACAGATTTAGATCTAAGCATCATTTTGGCTTTGACTTCCTCATTTAACAAACATGGTAGATTAAAACTCTTGGCAATTGATTGGTAAGTAATATCATCGTGCGTTGGACCAATCCCACCGGTagtgataataaattggTATTTCTTAGCTAGTCTTTGGGTAGTTTCAATGATAtgattttcttcatcaccAACTGTagcaatttcttttaattcaatacCATTGTTAAAGCAAAATTTTGCAAAAAATGTCGAGTTAACATCAGTAACTTTCCCATTCAATACTTCAtcaccaataataatacaggCAGCTCTAATTTTTGACATGTTTCCCTTAATTACCTATAGTTTTAAATGCTTGTCGAAAGATAGAGGgtatcaataaataaaatttcgACTAGGTcctattttttatttaaattactaAATCAAGAAactctaaaaataaataatctcCAGATATCGAAAAGTGAATTCTTTAAGCATATTGTAATTCTAGTGcctattatattttatgaGATTCAGTGTTAATTTCTGACCTTTAATTTGGGAGCCTAAAAATTTCAGGACTTCTATATGTCCGGCCAAACCGTGTCTCTCCGGACATATGTCCCAATTtgtgaaatttttcattgaaTTGCGAGAAAGTTCTCGATGAGCTTGGATAATACAGAactgaaaaagaaatgcaATCCTTTAATCTTGAATTATATAACTGGTTGAATTTACAGTTTGGCTTTCATTAGCGTcacttcaaataaaaattaattaaagaattggGATTATAAAgagaattttatttaacgtaatttatttttcaactcTAATATAAAACCAAAATGTCTACATTTAATGCTGAAACCGCTGATAACTTAGAAGATATTGAGAAGCAATTTGCTGTCGCTGCAGTTGAACAAGCTGAAACTTACTGGTCTTTGCTTTCTAAAGTTCCAGGTTCCAAATTGCGTTTGACCCCCATCGATGATAAAATTTACAATACTTTTATTGAACATTTCCCAGAATACAAAGatgttgaaaaaatcaaatcattcaaggaagaagatttaaaatctaAAGCTGCAAAGGATAAATGGAGAAAGTTTtgtgaattatttgaagaagaagttgAAGATTATAACTTCGGTACTCTTCTGAGAACTGACTCCAGTGAAGAATATGGCCAATTTACTACTATCTTTGCTGTtagaattcaattttatgCCTTTGAAATTGCCAGAAATAAGTTTGGTTTAAATGACTGGGCTGCTGCcaaaaaatagataaatgggtataaatttataatttcaGTTTGTAAACTATGTATGCCTTTTATCAACCACTAACGGATTAGAAACGATGCATAAGATCTATATAATTTAGTTATccattattttgataacTTGACAAATAtgcattaaataaaaattgtaaaatacaaaaatcaGGTAGAATAAATTGTGCAGAGTGAAGAGTATGCATACTATTACTTCAATGGAAAACTAtgtagaaaatatataatatatcaGGGAAATCCATGAATTCAGTAactaaaagataaaaaaacaaaaaatataaatgaaagctattaataaaaatctaatacctaa
This genomic stretch from Henningerozyma blattae CBS 6284 chromosome 1, complete genome harbors:
- the NEW1 gene encoding New1p (similar to Saccharomyces cerevisiae NEW1 (YPL226W); ancestral locus Anc_6.251) — its product is MPPKKFQTLDQFLDQQPVDPNLVASPYGGYFKNQNVNPNQQHRQKNSNYKKNWNQGSNYQQYNSNVTGSYQNYQGNYQGNYQGNYQGNYQGNYQSNKASTYKPAAVTPTHSGLNTPVSSTTSLTSLNDNLLKLDISPVSNYFKSLSTECSSISDCKKQIDLIVDQFNESGNSAKDIENWKIVDTLTKFLKQKNPPLMRESAMLLISKLAINFMNKPPQEAYLLPLFNLALDSTSEKENTVKRAATHALDSLINSFTVESLASNVLPILLKYLNSGAKWQSKMSALTLIDRIREDCPNDLLELTFIDTVPILTDVATDFKPELAKQGYQTLLDYVSILDNLDLSSRYKLIVDTLQDPTKVPTCVKQLSSVTFVAEVTEPALALLVPILSRSLNLSSSSQEQLRQTVIVIENLTRLVNNRIEIESYVPQLLPGIQKVVNTASLPEVRELADKALRVLRGDENDESTTNNKDKFPGRLTKEQGQSFVVEQLNKLSKDIDTPLKPYLDDSNVIEFISKLLTMLANVNDWKKIEEYFSNLLGKDQSEFIETNIITELRKIFHQEKVKYDENEGVEIVNTDFSLAYGSRMLLNKTTLRLLKGHRYGLCGRNGAGKSTLMRAIANGQLEGFPDKSELRTCFVEHKLQGEEGNLDLVAFIALDEQLQDTSRDEIAAALESVGFDESRRSQTVGSLSGGWKMKLELARAMLQKADILLLDEPTNHLDVTNVKWLQDYLLENTEITSLIVSHDSGFLDTVCTDIIHYENKKLAYYKGNLADFVQQKPEAKAYYTLTDSNAQMHFPPPGILTGVKSNTRAVAKMTDVTFAYPGSEKPSLSHVSCALSLSSRVAILGPNGAGKSTLIKLLTGELVPLEGKVEKHPNLRIGYIAQHALQHVNEHKEKTANQYLQWRYQFGDDREVLLKESRKISDEEKEMMQKEIDIDDGRGKRAIEAIVGRQKLKKSFQYEIKWKWWKPKYNSWVSRARLVEEGFEKLVQKFDDHEASREGLGYRELVPSVITKHFEDVGLDAEIANHTPLGSLSGGQLVKVVIAGAMWNNPHLLVLDEPTNYLDRDSLGALAMAIREWTGGVVMISHNNEFVGALCPEQWIVENGKMVQKGVKEIDQSRFEDGGNSEAVGVKNIKAGVSSVVDDDSPANIKVKQRKKRLTRNEKKAQAERRRLRYIEWLSSPKGTPKPVDTDDEGDDDE
- the CHP1 gene encoding ribosome-associated Tef1p biogenesis chaperone CHP1 (similar to Saccharomyces cerevisiae YPL225W; ancestral locus Anc_6.249); protein product: MSTFNAETADNLEDIEKQFAVAAVEQAETYWSLLSKVPGSKLRLTPIDDKIYNTFIEHFPEYKDVEKIKSFKEEDLKSKAAKDKWRKFCELFEEEVEDYNFGTLLRTDSSEEYGQFTTIFAVRIQFYAFEIARNKFGLNDWAAAKK
- the FPY1 gene encoding flavin adenine dinucleotide pyrophosphatase (similar to Saccharomyces cerevisiae YMR178W; ancestral locus Anc_6.250); protein product: MSKIRAACIIIGDEVLNGKVTDVNSTFFAKFCFNNGIELKEIATVGDEENHIIETTQRLAKKYQFIITTGGIGPTHDDITYQSIAKSFNLPCLLNEEVKAKMMLRSKSVNKLTEKQLLDHYRMATVPTGPQVKNYFVSDDLWVPVCSIDHKVYIFPGIPQLFQRMLTGFLPMIKKIYNLKENDSSYLRFYVKTHQTESMIAQYLRELQIEASKISEDIKIGSYPHFGMGFNTVSILGSNSQEEYLRLITQRTIEKLDGEQITAKQEEEYSNQQ